The following coding sequences are from one Rattus rattus isolate New Zealand chromosome 11, Rrattus_CSIRO_v1, whole genome shotgun sequence window:
- the Tada2b gene encoding transcriptional adapter 2-beta — translation MAELGKKYCVYCLAEVSPLRFRCTECQDIELCPECFSAGAEIGHHRRYHGYQLVDGGRFTLWGPEAEGGWTSREEQLLLDAIEQFGFGNWEDMAAHVGASRTPQEVMEHYVSMYIHGNLGKACIPDTIPNRVTDHTCPSGGPLSPSLTTPLPPLDISVAEQQQLGYMPLRDDYEIEYDQDAETLISGLSVNYDDDDVEIELKRAHVDMYVRKLKERQRRKNIARDYNLVPAFLGKDKKEKEKTLKRKITKEEKELRLKLRPLYQFMSCKEFDDLFENMHKEKMLRAKIRELQRYRRNGITKMEESAEYEAARHKRERRKENKNLASSKRGKEDGKDSEFAAIENLPGFELLSDREKVLCSSLNLSPARYVTVKTIIIKDHLQKRQGIPSKSRLPSYLDKVLKKRILNFLTESGWISRDAS, via the exons ATGGCGGAGCTGGGTAAGAAGTACTGCGTGTACTGCTTGGCCGAGGTGAGCCCGCTGCGCTTCCGCTGCACAGAGTGCCAGGACATCGAGCTGTGCCCGGAGTGCTTCTCGGCCGGCGCGGAGATCGGCCACCACCGCCGCTACCACGGCTACCAGCTGGTAGACGGCGGGCGATTCACACTCTGGGGTCCTGAGGCAGAGGGCGGCTGGACCAGCCGCGAGGAGCAGCTGCTACTGGACGCCATCGAGCAGTTCGGCTTCGGCAACTGG GAAGACATGGCTGCTCATGTTGGTGCTTCACGGACTCCCCAGGAAGTGATGGAGCACTACGTTAGTATGTATATCCATGGGAACTTGGGCAAAGCCTGTATCCCTGACACCATCCCCAACCGGGTGACAGATCATACCTGCCCCAGTGGAGGCCCTCTCTCACCCAGCCTTACCACACCATTGCCCCCATTGGACATCTCAGTGgctgagcagcagcagctgggctACATGCCGCTGCGAGATGACTATGAGATTGAGTACGACCAGGATGCTGAGACGCTCATCAGTGGGCTGTCTGTgaactatgatgatgatgatgtggagATTGAGCTCAAACGTGCTCATGTAGACATGTATGTGAGGAAGCTGAAGGAGAGGCAGCGCCGGAAGAATATTGCCCGAGACTATAACTTGGTACCAGCCTTCCTGGGCAAggacaagaaggagaaagagaagacattgAAGAGAAAGATCaccaaggaggagaaagagctgCGGCTGAAACTACGGCCACTCTACCAGTTCATGTCCTGCAAAGAATTTGACGATTTATTTGAAAACATGCACAAAGAGAAGATGCTTCGCGCCAAGATCAGAGAGCTGCAGCGGTACCGGCGCAATGGCATTACGAAGATGGAGGAGTCGGCTGAATACGAGGCTGCCAGACACAAacgggagaggaggaaggagaacaaAAACCTGGCCAGCTctaaaagggggaaggaggatggcaAAGACAGCGAGTTTGCAGCCATCGAGAACCTTCCAGGGTTTGAGCTGCTGTCAGATCGGGAGAAGGTTCTCTGTAGCTCTTTGAACTTGAGTCCTGCACGCTATGTGACTGTGAAGACTATTATAATTAAAGATCACCTCCAGAAGCGGCAAGGGATCCCCTCTAAAAGTCGCCTTCCCAGTTATCTGGACAAGGTCCTAAAGAAAAGGATTTTAAATTTCCTCACAGAAAGTGGGTGGATATCTAGGGATGCTTCCTGA
- the Ccdc96 gene encoding coiled-coil domain-containing protein 96: MDSQNGDTEGEGRAEEGLIRQPPEIKVSSEPLTPADPTEPEREPGPEPEPGQEPEPEPETQPVADSLKAEASEEHEYTPVEAPESPRDSEVAGEAVEAASEAVSQEPESLPQTEPKTEAEPKEPEDKDEDEDEDESDEDEDEDEDEDEELDKSEKKKGKREKTKESRFRPSLPLTTIVEEAAAPAPRAAKEKAKGPQKRDSEEIEVIGGEPRKKSTEEHLQPGEEKEEGEEKVEKEEKVEKVEKEADADEFEWSADVRKLQEQQLRGELVEQYHSLLVERNRYQRYNVYLQQKIHETLRKKGLEAAAEPVDKSAEPESPEKEQAYLRYLAMLEELKKQEADDLEWYRHEVRELKQQCQEKQAKVEKEWKRFQALKKQVVMQVMGSCRMRGGRQAALREVEQIQALEDKKEKEMSAVRLENVQLKQSLVHFETRMKAQEDLAEGLLLIDFEQLKIENQTFNEKVEERNEELLKLRTKVTSNVQIITHVKEKLSFIDMENSCKKAQLSEVDAKVALGRDLLTKTKQARDSLRTDNVKLSQKCGLLGKESLLRDLEEKVEKTELLNRRLESLKRHHAGLALSCKGVKQKIREAKSFLPS; this comes from the exons ATGGACAGCCAAAACGGGGACACCGAGGGCGAAGGCCGAGCCGAGGAAGGCCTGATCAGGCAGCCGCCCGAGATTAAGGTTAGCTCCGAACCTCTGACTCCGGCCGACCCTACGGAGCCGGAGCGGGAGCCGGGACC GGAGCCGGAGCCCGGGCAGGAGCCGGAGCCCGAGCCCGAGACCCAGCCGGTGGCGGACAGCTTAAAAGCAGAGGCTTCAGAGGAGCATGAATACACGCCTGTTGAGGCCCCGGAAAGTCCCAGGGACTCTGAGGTCGCGGGCGAGGCAGTAGAGGCTGCGAGCGAGGCGGTATCCCAAGAGCCAGAGAGTCTACCACAGACCGAGCCCAAGACCGAGGCGGAGCCCAAAGAGCCGGAGGACAAAGACGAGGACGAGGATGAGGATGAGAGCGACGAGGACGAGGatgaggacgaggacgaggacgaggaacTCGACAAGtcggagaagaagaaggggaagagggagaagacgAAGGAGTCACGGTTCCGGCCCTCTCTACCTCTGACCACGATTGTTGAGGAGGCGGCTGCCCCAGCCCCACGAGCTgcgaaagagaaagcaaaggggcCACAGAAGAGAGACAGTGAAGAGATCGAGGTGATAGGTGGAGAACCGCGCAAGAAAAGCACAGAAGAGCATCTTCAAcctggagaggagaaggaagaaggggaagagaaagtagagaaagaagagaaagtagagaaagtagagaaagaggCGGACGCTGATGAGTTTGAGTGGTCGGCGGATGTGCGGAAGctgcaagagcagcagctgcGGGGCGAGCTGGTAGAGCAGTATCACTCCCTGCTGGTGGAGCGTAACCGTTATCAGCGCTACAACGTTTACCTACAGCAGAAGATTCATGAGACCCTACGCAAGAAGGGTCTGGAAGCAGCAGCGGAACCTGTGGACAAGAGCGCTGAACCAGAATCTCCTGAGAAAGAGCAAGCATACTTGCGCTATCTGGCCATGCTGGAGGAACTGAAGAAACAAGAGGCAGATGACTTAGAGTGGTACCGTCATGAGGTGCGTGAGCTGAAGCAGCAGTGCCAGGAGAAGCAGGCCAAGGTGGAGAAAGAGTGGAAGCGTTTCCAGGCCCTCAAGAAGCAGGTGGTGATGCAGGTCATGGGCAGTTGCCGCATGCGCGGTGGGCGCCAGGCTGCTCTGAGAGAGGTGGAACAGATTCAGGCTCTGGAGgataaaaaggagaaggagatgagCGCCGTGCGTCTCGAGAACGTGCAGCTGAAGCAGAGCCTGGTACACTTTGAAACCAGGATGAAGGCCCAGGAGGACTTGGCTGAGGGGCTGCTCCTCATCGACTTTGAACAGCTAAAAATTGAGAACCAGACCTTCAATGAGAAAGTAGAGGAACGAAACGAGGAACTTTTAAAACTGCGTACTAAGGTGACCAGCAACGTCCAGATTATAACACACGTGAAGGAAAAGCTGTCTTTCATAGATATGGAGAACTCATGCAAAAAGGCACAACTTTCGGAGGTGGATGCCAAGGTGGCCCTAGGAAGAGACCTATTGACGAAGACAAAACAAGCCCGAGACAGCCTGCGAACCGACAACGTCAagttgagtcagaaatgtgggcttcTGGGTAAGGAATCACTGCTCCGAGATTTGGAAGAAAAGGTGGAGAAGACAGAATTGCTTAATAGGCGCCTGGAATCCCTGAAGCGCCATCACGCCGGGCTCGCCTTGTCCTGCAAAGGGGTGAAGCAAAAGATTAGGGAAGCCAAATCGTTCCTTCCCTCTTGA